In the genome of Vicingus serpentipes, the window TCCAGGTTGAGCAAAAAACCATGTTGTTTTATCTTCTATTTTTAAAAATATTTTTTGAATTTCTTCACATTCAAACTCAAAGTTAAATGTGCCATTTTGAGCTATGGTAGTGTAACCAATTGTTTGAATATTGTCGCTAAAATAATCGGTGTAAGAATAAACTGTAATTTCTTGGTTATCAAAATCTTTTACGTTTCCTTTAATTACAGTTTTGCTACCAAAAGAAATAAGGGTATTAAGTAATAATATAAATGAAAAGAGTGATTTTAAATGCATAAAAAAGGTGTTCTAAAAATCATTTTGAATTGAGGTAGGTACAAATTGCTTTGCATCTCCTTTATAAATTAGTATATCACGTACAATTGTAGAATTTATTGCCATTAACTCAGGAGAAGTTAACATAAATATAGTTTCAATATTGTTATTTAATGCCTTATTCATTAAAGCGATATTGCTTTCGTATCCATAATCTGTAGGGTTTCTTAGTCCTCTTAAAATGTATTGAGCATTAATTTTAGCACAAAAATCTACTGTTAGTCCATCATAAAAAATCACTTCCACTTTTGGGTTGTTTTTAAAAGTTGTTTTAATCCAAGCTATTCGTTGTTCTAATGTAAAAAGGTATTTCTTAGCTGTATTACTGCCAACACCAATAACAATTTTATCGAATAAAGGTAGAGCTCTTAAAACAATATCTTCGTGTCCTTTCGTAAAAGGATCAAATGAACCAGGAAATAATGCAATTTTCATAAAATCAAAGTTAATTATTCTCAATCATAAAACGGTAGAGCAAACGTACTTTAAAAATCAAGCCATCTTCAAAATCTTGGTTTAATTGTTTTCTATCATCTCCAAACTTAAAAGCCGAAAAGCCAAAATCAACTTTATCAGAAGAATCATAAACACGGTACGATCGGCCAACGGAATAACCAACTTGAGGCTCAATAATTAAATGTGTTGTTTTTGAATGGAGCTGTAGTAAAGCAAAAATTTCGTTAGAAGTTTTAACTAAATATTGATTTTGAACATCGCCAATGTAAAAACTTCTAACAAATGAATTAAAAGAAATACCACTATTAAGCCAACTTTTTAGCCTATAATTTAAGCCAGCATATACAGGTAAAGTAAAATTTGCTTCGAATTTTTGATTTTCGCTTTTGTAGTAAAAACCTAATAAAGGAACTGCAAATGGACCAAATAACTCATGGTTATAATAGGCTCCAAACTTGTATTTAAAGTTTTTGGTTTTAGTTTTTTCAAATAGTGCTAATCCACCAATTTGGAAATGGTTCCCATTTATTTTTTTTAAATCAGAAGATAATTTTGGAAGTAAGATAATAGTGCTGCTAAAATTTTCAGAATGATTGGTTTTATAACCAATTTTTGGATTGATGGTGTAGATTAAATTATTGGTTTTAGCGGTTTTTAAATTAGTTTGTTCATAAACAACGCCAGAAATAAAAACATTTTTGTTTTTTAATACAATGGGTGCTGTTAAATCAATTCCAAAATCAATTAATTGTGTTTTTGAGTTGAGATTTAGTGTGTCGTCTTTTATTTTGTTTTCAGGAGTAGCAGAATAGCTAAACTTAACTAAATCAATATAGTTTTGAGTAAAAGTAAATAGGGGTAGAACAGAAAAAAGTAATACAACTAATAATTTTTTTAATGCTAATACTAATTTCATTTAATCTAATTCAATAACAGTTATTTCAGGTAAAATGCCAACTCTTCCAGGGTATCCAAGAAATCCTAAACCTCTGTTTACATAAATGTATTGGTTATTTTTTTTATATAATCCAGCCCATTGCTTGTATAAATATTTAGAAGGGCTCCATTTAAATCCAGGGATTTCAATTCCAAATTGCATGCCGTGTGTATGTCCCGAAAATGTTAAGACAATGTCTTTGTGTTCAGGGAGTATAATTGCATCCCAATGAGAAGGATCGTGGCTTAATAATAATTTCACATCATCTTCTAAACAACCAACTTTTGCTTTATCAATATCACCATACTTTGGAAAGCGTAAGGCACCGCCCCAGTTTTCAACTCCTAAAATAGCAAGGCGTTCGTTGTTTTTGGTTAAGATATGGTTTTCGTTTAATAATAATTTCCACCCCAATTTAGCATGAACAGTTTTCATTAAGTCATAATTGTGTTTTTTTCCTGCCAAGTCATCTTTTTGGTAGTAATAATCTCCATAATCATGATTTCCTAAAATAGAAAATACTCCCATAGGAGCTGAAATTGTTTTAAGTGTTTCAATAAAAGGAATAGCTTCTTCGGTAATATCATTTACCAAATCACCAGTAAAGAAAATGATGTCTGGTTTTTGTTGTTTAATTATTTTGATAGCTGTTTCTAATGGTTCCGTAGAAATAAAACTGCCAACATGTAAATCGGAAATTTGAACAATTCGAAGTCCTTTAAAAGAGTCAGGTAAATTTTCGATTGTGATTGATTTTCTTTTAACAGTATAGTCAAAAGCAGATTTCAGCATTCCAAAAACTAAAGTTCCGAATGGTAATGCAGAAACAATTACCCCCGTTTTTTTTAAAAAATCTTTACGTGTTATTTGATTTTTACCTTCTGATTTTATTGTAGGGTTTAATTTTTTTTTGAGATAAATGATTAGTATTTCAATGTCATGAGCAATAATAAAAATACAGCCAATTAATTTTGATATAAGCACAACAAAAACAAATCCTAATACATAAACACGGACTATTTTAGGAGGTTTTATATTGCTTGAAAAATATGATGCAATATAAAACATTAAGCCAATTGTAGCGGCAGTATAAATCCAATATGCAATTTGTAAAGGCTGTTTTAAGTTGTGGGTTATTTTTTTTACAATAGCATTAAATGAACGGTAGTAATACCAATCAATAATTACGATAAAAAATATAGAAGTAAGTATGAATTTTAAATACACTTAAGTACGCTTTTATGAAAACAAAAGTATTTGTTTTTATTTAATTATTATTTTCCATTAAAATTTAATTAATTATTTGGAATTTTATAGAATTAATGGTTACATTTGCCACCGCTTAAAAAAGAACTGATAAAACAAAAAGAGATGAAAAAAGATATACATCCAGAAAATTATAGAACGGTAGTATTTAAAGATATGTCAAACGAGTATGCATTTTTATGTAAATCTACAGCTGCTACAAATGAAACTATTGAATGGGAAGATGGAAATGAATATCCTGTGATTAAGTTGGAAATTTCTCACAAATCTCACCCTTTTTACACTGGTAAACAAAACTTAGTAGATACGGCAGGTAGAATTGATAAGTTCAAAAACCGTTACGCAAGACACAAAAAATAATATTTTCACAATATTTCTTAAAAAGTCCCGATATACGTCGGGACTTTTTTATTTTAGTGCTATCTTAAAAATTGAATAAAAATGAATGTAGTTTTTTTTGATGATAATAGAATAGAATTTTTACCCTTAACTTATACGAAACCTATTGCATTACTAAGAATTGGTATACTTACTTTGGAGGAAAAATGGGTTAAGTATTTTGAAAAAAATAATGTTAAACCAATTATTTCATATCTAACAGAATCCTACTTAAGTAAAAAATATCCATTTATTGATGTAAAGGAGAGTTTTTACATTAATTCGAGGTATTGTCCTAATCCTTTTTTAATTGATTTTATATTAAACAACATAAATAGCAACGAGGCAATTTATGATGGAGAAACATTAATTGCAGCAAAGAGTAGTTATGAAGAATTTAAGGATCAAAAATTTTATATAAAGGATTACAATCAAAGTTTTGTTCAATTAAAAATTGAAAAGATAACGGATTTATTTGCTAAAAATGAAGAAGCTATAAAGGCTGATTATGAATTTCTTACTGAGGGCAGAAAATCACAAGAATTATCTACTACCAATACACTTGTTGGAAACAATATATTTGTAGAAGAAGGTGCAAAAATTGAAGCAGCAGTATTAAATTCAACAACAGGACCTATTTATATTGGAAAAGATGCTGAAATTATGGAAGGAAGTGTTGTTAGAGGACCTTTGGCTATGTGTGAAGGTGCTGTATTAAAACTTTCTACTAAAATTTATGGTGCAACAACAGTCGGTCCTTATAGTAAAGTTGGAGGAGAAGTAACCAATAGTATAATTCAAGGTTATTCAAATAAAGGACATGATGGCTTTTTAGGAAATTCAATAATTGGCGAATGGTGTAATTTAGGCGCGGATACGAATAATTCTAACCTAAAAAATAATTATGCAGAAGTTAAATTATGGTCATATGAAACTGAAAGGTTTAAGAATACTGGGTTACAATTTTGTGGTTTAGTGATGGGAGATCATTCTAAATGCGGCATAAACACCATGTTTAATACAGGTACTGTAGTTGGAGTTTCAGCTAATATTTTTGGTAGTGGATTTCCACGTAATTTTTTACCTTCTTTCACATGGGGTGGGGCTAGTGGATCAACTACTTATGCTTTAGCCAAAGTGTTTCAAGTAGCTGAAAAAGTAATGGAAAGAAGAGGTGTTGAATTAACTGGTTTTGACAAAGAAATATTGACAACTGTTTTTGATTTATCCGACAAATACAGAAAGTAATTACGACAAAATTTCCGTAATCAAATAATGGCACAAACCTTGAAAGGTTATAGGTGCTATAGTATTTAATTAAGGAATAATTAAATACTGCCATATTGACTTAAATAAAAAGATATTTTATGAAAGATAATTTTGATTTTGACCAAATAGCATTATCAAATGTGATGGATGAAGATGCTGAATTTATTCCTTTGTTATCTGCTGATGATGAAGAGCAGATTAATTCAGAAGAGTTGCCAGTTGAATTACCAATTTTACCATTAAGAAACACAGTTTTGTTTCCTGGGGTTGTTATTCCAATAACAGTTGGACGAGATAAGTCTATAAAGCTGATTAAAGAAGCTTATAAAGGAAATAAAACATTAGGTGTTGTTTCTCAAAAAAATGATGAGGTTGAAGATCCGAATTTTGAAGACTTAAATAAAGTTGGAACCGTAGCCCATATATTAAAAATGTTGAGAATGCCTGATGGAAATACAACTGTTATTATCCAAGGTAAAAGGCGTTTTCGATTGAAAGAAGTAACGCAAACTATTCCCTATTTAAAAGCAACAATTGAATCATTTAACCAAGCAGAAAAACCAAAAGGCAAAAATTTTAATGCCTTAGTAAGTTCTATAAAAGATTTAGCTTCTCAAATAATTGAGCAATCACCAAACATTCCGACTGAAGCAACTTTTGCAATAAAAAATATAGAAAGTCCAACCTTCTTAATCAATTTTATTGCCTCAAACATGAAGGCAGGAGTTCAGGAAAAGCAAGACTTATTGGAAGTTCCTGAGTTAAATGAAAGAGCAAATAAATTGTTAATTCATTTATCTAAAGAGCTTCAATTGTTAGAACTTAAGAATGATATTCAATCAAAGGTTAGAACAGATTTAGATAGACAGCAAAGAGAGTATTTCTTGAATCAACAAATGAAACAAATTCAAGAAGAATTAGGTGGAGACCCTGTTCAGCAAGAAGTTGAAGAATTTATTGCAAAAGCAAAAAAGAAGAAATGGAATAAAGAGGTTGAGAAAAGATTTAACAAAGAGGTTGAAAAATTATCAAGATTAAATCCACAAGCAGCTGAGTATTCAGTTCAACTAAATTATATCGAAACCCTAGTAGAATTACCTTGGGATAGTTATACGAAGGATAATTTTGATTTAAAGAGAGCTCAAAAAATATTAGATAGAGATCATTTTGGATTGGAAAAAGTTAAGGATAGAATAATTGAGCATTTAGCTGTATTAAAGCTAAAAGGAGATATGAAATCTCCAATATTATGTTTGTATGGTCCTCCAGGTGTTGGTAAAACATCTCTAGGAAAATCTGTAGCAGAGGCATTGGGTAGAAAATACGTTAGAATGTCGTTAGGAGGATTAAGAGATGAAGCAGAAATTAGAGGGCATAGAAAAACCTATATAGGAGCAATGCCAGGAAGAGTAATTCAAAATTTGAAAAAGGCAAATTCTTCAAATCCAATTTTTGTTTTAGATGAAATAGATAAATTAAGCAATAGTCATCAAGGAGATCCTTCATCAGCTTTATTAGAAGTATTAGATCCAGAACAAAATGCTACGTTTTATGATAATTTCTTAGAGCTAGATTACGATTTATCTAAAGTATTATTTATTGCAACTGCAAACTCATTATCTTCGATTCAGCCAGCTTTAAGAGATAGAATGGAAATTATAGAAGTAAGTGGTTATACAGTTGAAGAAAAGATTGAAATAGCTAAAAAACATCTTATTCCTAAGTTGTTGAAAAATCATGGACTAAAGAAGACAGATATTAATATTCCTAAAAATGTAATTGAGAAGGTAATTACTGAATATACAAGAGAATCAGGGGTTAGGTTATTAGAAAAAACTTTGGCTAAGGTTGTTAGAAGTATTGCAAAAGAAATTGCAATGGAAAATGAGTTTGAGTCTAAAATTTCATTAGAGCAATTGAGTAAAATTTTAGGTCCTGGTCATTCCAAAGATAAATATCAAGGAAATGATGTAGCTGGTGTAGTTACTGGTTTAGCATGGACTTCAGTTGGAGGCGATATTTTATTTATTGAAACAAGTTTAAGTAAAGGAAAAGGAAAATTAACGCTTACTGGGAATTTAGGAGATGTAATGAAAGAGTCAGCTGTAATTGCGTTGGCTTATTTAAAAGCTCATTCAGAAATGATTGGCCTTACTCCAGAAGTTTTTAATAATTGGGATATTCATGTGCATGTTCCAGAAGGAGCAACTCCAAAGGATGGACCATCAGCTGGAATAACAATGTTAACAGCTTTAGCATCGGCATTTACACAACGTAAGGTTAAAAATAAATTGGCTATGACAGGGGAAATAACTCTTAGAGGAAGGGTGTTGCCTGTAGGAGGAATAAAAGAGAAGATTTTAGCTGCTAAAAGAGCCGATATTACAGAAATAATTCTTTCTGAAGATAATAGAAAAGACATCTTAGAGATTAATGAAAATTACTTGAAAGGAGTAACGTTTCATTATGTGAAAAACATGATGGAAGTGATAGATTTAGCCTTAACAAATCAAAAAGTAAGTAAAGCAATAAAAGTGGCTTAGCCTTTTGTTTTTATAGGGTTTTAGTAATTAACATTGTGTTGATAATTATTGAAAAGTTTAAAAATTAAACAAAAGCAAATAAGTTACTTTTGTTTTAGTTAAAAAAGAAAAAACCAAATGAAATTTATAGTATCAAGTTCAATTTTATTAAAACAACTACAGTTAGTTGGAGGTGTTTTAAACTCTAGCAATACATTACCAATTTTAGATAATTTTCTATTTGAAATCAAAAAAGGAAAATTAAGTATTACGGCTTCTGATTTGGAAACAACGATGATTACTCAGGTTAATGTTGAAGCTAAAGAAGATGGAGTTATAGCAATGCCTGCAAAACTATTGTTAGATACGTTAAAAACGTTTCCAGAGCAACCTTTAACTTTTACAATTGATAATGATAATTTCGGAGTAGAAATTTCTTCAGATTACGGTAAATATAAATTA includes:
- the lon gene encoding endopeptidase La; the encoded protein is MKDNFDFDQIALSNVMDEDAEFIPLLSADDEEQINSEELPVELPILPLRNTVLFPGVVIPITVGRDKSIKLIKEAYKGNKTLGVVSQKNDEVEDPNFEDLNKVGTVAHILKMLRMPDGNTTVIIQGKRRFRLKEVTQTIPYLKATIESFNQAEKPKGKNFNALVSSIKDLASQIIEQSPNIPTEATFAIKNIESPTFLINFIASNMKAGVQEKQDLLEVPELNERANKLLIHLSKELQLLELKNDIQSKVRTDLDRQQREYFLNQQMKQIQEELGGDPVQQEVEEFIAKAKKKKWNKEVEKRFNKEVEKLSRLNPQAAEYSVQLNYIETLVELPWDSYTKDNFDLKRAQKILDRDHFGLEKVKDRIIEHLAVLKLKGDMKSPILCLYGPPGVGKTSLGKSVAEALGRKYVRMSLGGLRDEAEIRGHRKTYIGAMPGRVIQNLKKANSSNPIFVLDEIDKLSNSHQGDPSSALLEVLDPEQNATFYDNFLELDYDLSKVLFIATANSLSSIQPALRDRMEIIEVSGYTVEEKIEIAKKHLIPKLLKNHGLKKTDINIPKNVIEKVITEYTRESGVRLLEKTLAKVVRSIAKEIAMENEFESKISLEQLSKILGPGHSKDKYQGNDVAGVVTGLAWTSVGGDILFIETSLSKGKGKLTLTGNLGDVMKESAVIALAYLKAHSEMIGLTPEVFNNWDIHVHVPEGATPKDGPSAGITMLTALASAFTQRKVKNKLAMTGEITLRGRVLPVGGIKEKILAAKRADITEIILSEDNRKDILEINENYLKGVTFHYVKNMMEVIDLALTNQKVSKAIKVA
- a CDS encoding DUF6268 family outer membrane beta-barrel protein, coding for MKLVLALKKLLVVLLFSVLPLFTFTQNYIDLVKFSYSATPENKIKDDTLNLNSKTQLIDFGIDLTAPIVLKNKNVFISGVVYEQTNLKTAKTNNLIYTINPKIGYKTNHSENFSSTIILLPKLSSDLKKINGNHFQIGGLALFEKTKTKNFKYKFGAYYNHELFGPFAVPLLGFYYKSENQKFEANFTLPVYAGLNYRLKSWLNSGISFNSFVRSFYIGDVQNQYLVKTSNEIFALLQLHSKTTHLIIEPQVGYSVGRSYRVYDSSDKVDFGFSAFKFGDDRKQLNQDFEDGLIFKVRLLYRFMIENN
- the coaD gene encoding pantetheine-phosphate adenylyltransferase gives rise to the protein MKIALFPGSFDPFTKGHEDIVLRALPLFDKIVIGVGSNTAKKYLFTLEQRIAWIKTTFKNNPKVEVIFYDGLTVDFCAKINAQYILRGLRNPTDYGYESNIALMNKALNNNIETIFMLTSPELMAINSTIVRDILIYKGDAKQFVPTSIQNDF
- a CDS encoding metallophosphoesterase, whose product is MYLKFILTSIFFIVIIDWYYYRSFNAIVKKITHNLKQPLQIAYWIYTAATIGLMFYIASYFSSNIKPPKIVRVYVLGFVFVVLISKLIGCIFIIAHDIEILIIYLKKKLNPTIKSEGKNQITRKDFLKKTGVIVSALPFGTLVFGMLKSAFDYTVKRKSITIENLPDSFKGLRIVQISDLHVGSFISTEPLETAIKIIKQQKPDIIFFTGDLVNDITEEAIPFIETLKTISAPMGVFSILGNHDYGDYYYQKDDLAGKKHNYDLMKTVHAKLGWKLLLNENHILTKNNERLAILGVENWGGALRFPKYGDIDKAKVGCLEDDVKLLLSHDPSHWDAIILPEHKDIVLTFSGHTHGMQFGIEIPGFKWSPSKYLYKQWAGLYKKNNQYIYVNRGLGFLGYPGRVGILPEITVIELD
- a CDS encoding type B 50S ribosomal protein L31, which gives rise to MKKDIHPENYRTVVFKDMSNEYAFLCKSTAATNETIEWEDGNEYPVIKLEISHKSHPFYTGKQNLVDTAGRIDKFKNRYARHKK
- a CDS encoding GlmU family protein, whose amino-acid sequence is MNVVFFDDNRIEFLPLTYTKPIALLRIGILTLEEKWVKYFEKNNVKPIISYLTESYLSKKYPFIDVKESFYINSRYCPNPFLIDFILNNINSNEAIYDGETLIAAKSSYEEFKDQKFYIKDYNQSFVQLKIEKITDLFAKNEEAIKADYEFLTEGRKSQELSTTNTLVGNNIFVEEGAKIEAAVLNSTTGPIYIGKDAEIMEGSVVRGPLAMCEGAVLKLSTKIYGATTVGPYSKVGGEVTNSIIQGYSNKGHDGFLGNSIIGEWCNLGADTNNSNLKNNYAEVKLWSYETERFKNTGLQFCGLVMGDHSKCGINTMFNTGTVVGVSANIFGSGFPRNFLPSFTWGGASGSTTYALAKVFQVAEKVMERRGVELTGFDKEILTTVFDLSDKYRK